Within Chlorogloeopsis sp. ULAP01, the genomic segment TTGATATACCTACAAACAATACTGATCCTTACACCATTCATTATGTAGACCATACAGAAGGTGGCGCTCAAGGCATTGCTAAAACTCTGAAAGTCGATTTAATTATCGGCGCAGATGGGGCAAACTCCCGTGTTGCCAAAGAAATGGATGCTGGGGATTATAATTATGCGATCGCTTTCCAAGAGCGGATTCGCTTACCCCAAGACAAAATGGCATACTACAATCAGTTAGCAGAAATGTACGTTGGTGACGACGTTTCTACTGACTTTTATGCTTGGGTTTTCCCCAAATACGACCACGTAGCCGTCGGAACTGGTACGATGCACGTGAACAAAGCCAGCATTAAGCAACTGCAAGCTGGTATCCGCGCCCGTGCTGTAGAAAAACTTGCTGGCGGTCAAATTATCAAAGTCGAAGCACATCCGATTCCTGAACATCCCCGCCCTCGCCGCGTTGTTGGACGCATTGCCTTGGTAGGAGATGCTGCGGGCTACGTCACCAAATCCTCTGGCGAAGGCATTTACTTTGCTGCTAAATCTGGGCGGATGTGTGCCGACACCATTGTAGAGGTGTCCAACGGTGGCGCTCGCATTCCCACAGAAAATGAACTCAAGCTTTACCTGAAGCGTTGGGATAAAAAATACGGACTCACCTATAAAGTGCTAGATCTCCTGCAAACCGTATTTTATCGTTCTGACGCTACCCGCGAGGCATTTGTGGAAATGTGCGCAGACCTTGACGTACAGAGGCTAACATTTGATAGCTATCTGTATAAAACCGTTGTGCCAGCGAATCCCATCACCCAGTTAAAAATTACTGCCAAGACAATTGGTAGTCTGCTGCGCGGTAACGCTCTGGCTCCCTAAATTAGGGCATACAGAGACTGAGATAATTAAGAAGATACACAATACAAGACGCACTTAAATTGGGGATATTCTCCGCTTAAGGTGCGTCTACTTTTTTTGTATTACTTACTCTGGATTATGCGCCGAGTTATACAAGTTTTTAGCAAAATAATTGCTCCTGCTGCCAAGCGATTTGATTATGCTTTGGAATATCCCCAAATAGCACAGCGAAAGTTACAGGAGGAAATTTTTCAACGTCTTCATCACAGTGAATATGGCAAATCATTAGGTATCAGTACTATTACTGATTGGTGTCAAATTCCTATACTGGAATACCAAGATATTGAAACTTGGATTTTAAAACAGCAAGCAACAAAAAAGTCTCTTCTCACAAACGAACCAATTCTTTTCTATGAAAAGACTTCTGGAAGCCGTGGTGCTGCTAAAGTTATCCCTTATACAAAATCTCTGCGTCGTTCTTTTAATCAGATGTTTTGTGTTTGGGCGCATGATTTGATTGTACATGGCCCCAAATTTTCTACTGGCAAGATATATTTTTGTATTTCGCCGCAGTTGGAAGACAAAGAAGACGCAGACAGAGAAGAGGACAAGGAGACAAAGAGACAACAAGACAGGGGACAAGAACGTGAATCACCAAAAGACGACGGGGAAGCCCGT encodes:
- the chlP gene encoding geranylgeranyl reductase, which produces MTLRVAVVGSGPAGSSAAETLAKAGIETYLFERKLDNAKPCGGAIPLCMVSEFDLPKDIIDRQVRKMKMISPSNREVDINLEKEEEYIGMCRREVLDGYLRNRAAKLGAHLINATVHKLDIPTNNTDPYTIHYVDHTEGGAQGIAKTLKVDLIIGADGANSRVAKEMDAGDYNYAIAFQERIRLPQDKMAYYNQLAEMYVGDDVSTDFYAWVFPKYDHVAVGTGTMHVNKASIKQLQAGIRARAVEKLAGGQIIKVEAHPIPEHPRPRRVVGRIALVGDAAGYVTKSSGEGIYFAAKSGRMCADTIVEVSNGGARIPTENELKLYLKRWDKKYGLTYKVLDLLQTVFYRSDATREAFVEMCADLDVQRLTFDSYLYKTVVPANPITQLKITAKTIGSLLRGNALAP